In Archocentrus centrarchus isolate MPI-CPG fArcCen1 chromosome 24, fArcCen1, whole genome shotgun sequence, one DNA window encodes the following:
- the aldh8a1 gene encoding 2-aminomuconic semialdehyde dehydrogenase has product MSKTSESRSYLVLENYIGGKLVSCRSYIDSYDPSTGEVYCKVPDSGKEEVDAAVAAAKEAFPEWSARSPDERAKVLHKLADLIEANLEEFAQAESKDQGKTITAARTVDIPRAAYNFRFFSTSMLHHTTDCSPMDHVGCLNYTIRCPVGVAGLISPWNLPLYLLTWKIAPAIAAGNTVVAKPSEMTSVTAWMMCKLMQQAGVPPGVVNIVFGTGPRAGDALVGHPEVPLISFTGSTATAQRITERSAPYCKKLSLELGGKNPAIIFADADLDQCIETTVRSSFSNQGEICLCTSRIYVERSIYSEFLERFVAAAKKWKTGAPSDPSSKNGALISKEHLEKVRSYIALAKSEGGKVHCGEGVDQLDLPERNKSGYFMPTTVISGMSDSSRVMQEEIFGPVTCVSPFDTEDEVVARGNGVRYGLSAVVWSKDVGKVHRVANRLQAGLVWTNCWLVRDLNLPFGGMKNSGVGREGGKDSYHFFTEVKSVTIKH; this is encoded by the exons ATGTCCAAAACTTCGGAATCTCGCTCTTATTTGGTTCTGGAGAATTACATCGGAGGAAAGTTGGTCTCTTGCCGGAGTTACATCGACTCATACGACCCGTCCACCGGTGAGGTCTACTGCAAAGTGCCGGACAGCGGAAAGGAGGAG GTGGATGCAGCGGTGGCAGCAGCTAAAGAAGCCTTCCCCGAGTGGTCTGCACGCAGCCCAGACGAGCGAGCAAAAGTCCTCCACAAGCTGGCTGACCTGATTGAAGCCAACCTGGAGGAGTTTGCACAAGCTGAGTCCAAAGACCAAG GTAAAACAATAACCGCTGCACGGACTGTGGATATTCCCCGGGCAGCGTACAACTTCCGCTTCTTTTCAACATCTATGCTTCACCACACCACTGACTGCAGCCCGATGGACCATGTGGGGTGCCTGAACTACACTATCCGTTGCCCTGTGGGAGTGG CTGGTTTGATCAGTCCCTGGAATCTGCCCCTGTACCTTCTGACCTGGAAGATTGCACCTGCAATCGCTGCAGGCAACACAGTGGTGGCCAAACCCAGCGAGATGACCTCTGTGACCGCCTGGATGATGTGCAAGTTGATGCAGCAAGCTG GTGTTCCTCCAGGTGTCGTCAACATTGTTTTTGGCACTGGTCCAAGAGCCGGTGACGCTCTTGTTGGTCATCCCGAGGTCCCGTTAATCTCCTTTACTGGGTCCACAGCCACTGCCCAGCGTATTACCGAGCGGAGCGCCCCCTACTGTAAGAAGCTCTCTCTGGAGCTGGGAGGTAAAAACCCAGCCATTATTTTTGCTGATGCAGACTTGGACCAGTGCATCGAGACCACCGTCCGTTCCAGCTTTTCCAATCAG GGAGAAATCTGCCTGTGTACCAGCAGGATTTATGTAGAGAGGAGCATTTACTCTGAGTTCCTGGAAAGGTTTGTGGCTGCAGCTAAGAAGTGGAAGACGGGCGCCCCCTCCGACCCCAGCAGCAAAAATGGAGCTCTCATCAGTAAAGAACACCTGGAGAAG GTTCGTAGCTACATTGCCCTCGCCAAATCAGAAGGCGGCAAAGTCCACTGCGGTGAAGGGGTCGACCAGCTGGACCTCCCCGAGCGCAACAAATCTGGCTACTTCATGCCGACGACGGTCATCTCAGGCATGTCTGACAGCTCCCGCGTCATGCAGGAGGAGATCTTTGGCCCTGTCACCTGCGTCAGCCCCTTCGACACCGAGGATGAGGTTGTTGCCAGGGGCAATGGTGTGCGTTATGGTCTGTCAGCCGTGGTGTGGTCCAAGGATGTGGGGAAGGTTCACCGGGTGGCCAATCGGTTACAAGCAGGTCTGGTGTGGACCAACTGCTGGCTGGTGAGAGATCTGAACCTCCCGTTTGGAGGAATGAAGAACTCTGGTGtgggaagggagggagggaaggattCCTATCACTTCTTCACAGAGGTGAAGAGCGTCACCATCAAGCACTGA